The following nucleotide sequence is from Mesorhizobium sp. J8.
CCGGTGCCGAGCTCGAGCTTGACGATCTCCTCTCCGCTCTTGCCGTCCAGCGCCATGATCAGCGCGCGCAGCGAATTGCCGTGCGCGGCGACCAGCACGGTTTCGCCGCGCAGCACATGCGGCTGCACCTCGTGCAGGTAATAGGGCCACACGCGCGCGCCGGTGTCCTTCAGGCTTTCGCCGCCGGGCGGCGCGATGTCGTAGGAGCGGCGCCAGATATGCACCTGCTCCTCGCCCCATTTCTTGCGCGCGTCGTCCTTGTTGAGGCCGGAGAGGTCGCCATAATCGCGCTCGTTGAGCGCCTGGTCGCGGATCGTCTTGAGGTCGCTCTGGCCGACCACGTCGAGGATGTGCTGGCAGGTCTTCTGCGCCCGCTTCAGGGCGGAGGTGTAGGCGATGTCGAATTTCAGGCCGCGCGCCTTGAGCTTTTCGCCGGCCGCCAGCGCTTCCGCCGTGCCCTGCTCGGTCAGGTCGACGTCGCGCCAGCCGGTGAACAGGTTCTTCAGGTTCCATTCGCTCTGGCCGTGGCGCACGAGCACGAGAGTTCCCGACATGTCAGCTCCTCTGGGGTTTGGCAGTTCCAGCGATTTCCCGTCCGGAATTGCGTAAGAAGGAAATACTTCAGGCTTGTGTCAGCTCAGGCCGAGCACATCCCGCATGGAATAGAGGCCGGGCTTCTTGCCGCGGGCCCAAAGTGCGGCTTTCACCGCGCCGCGGGCGAAGATCGCCCGGTCCTCGGCATGGTGGGAGAGCGTGATGCGCTCGCCGGTGCCGGCAAGGATCACGCTGTGGTCGCCGACCACCGAGCCGCCGCGCAGCGTGGCGAAGCCGATGGATCCCGCCTTGCGCACGCCGGTATGGCCGTCGCGCACCCGCACGCTGTTGTCGGCAAGATCGATGCCGCGCCCCTTGGCCGCCGCCTCGCCGAGCAGCAGCGCCGTGCCGGACGGCGCATCGACCTTGTGGCGATGATGCATCTCTAGGATCTCAATGTCGAAATCGTCGGCGTCGAGGGCCTTTGCGGCCTGCTCGACGAGCACCGCCAGAAGGTTGACGCCGAGGCTCATATTGCCGGATTTGACGATCGTCGCATGCCGCGCGGCGGCGGCGATCTTCGCGTCATCGTCGGCCGAGCAGCCGGTGGTGCCGATGACATGGACGATGCGCGCCTGCGCGGCATAGCCGGCGAATTCGACGCTTGCGGCCGGCGCGGTGAAATCGAGCACGCCGTCGGCCTTGGCGAAGGCCGGCAGCGGATCGTCGACGATCGGCACGTTGACGGTGCCGATGCCGGCAAGCTCGCCGGCATCCTTGCCGAGATAGGGGGAGTCCGGCCGCTCGATCGCGGCGGCGACACGCGCGCCGGGCATCGTATGGATGGCGCGGATCAGCGTCTGGCCCATGCGGCCCGCAGCGCCCACCACCACCAGGCCCATATCGCCCGATTCACTCATGCGCTTCTCCCGATGGTCTTCCTGGCGCGGCTGCGCGGCGCCGGAGTCTGGGCTGAAGTTTGGCTTGCCTTGACGTCGTCGACAAGCCCCAGCCCCTTCTTGCCCTGGATGCGGTGGAAGCGGGCATAGACGGAGTGCGGATCGGCCATCAGCGAGGCATGCGTGCCTTCCTCGACCAGCCGTCCCTCTTCCAGCACGATGATGTGGTCGGCATTGACCACCGTCGACAGCCGGTGCGCGATGACGATCGTCGTGCGCCCCTCCATCACATGGGTCAACGCTTCCTGCACGCGCGCCTCGGCCTCGTTGTCGAGCGCCGAGGTCGCCTCGTCGAGCAGAAGGATCGGCGCCTGGCGAACGATGGCGCGCGCGATCGACACGCGCTGGCGCTGGCCGCCGGACAGCGTCGAGCCGCCTTCGCCGACCGGCGTGTCGTAGCCTTGCGGCTGCTGGCGGATGAACTCGTCGGCCGCCGCCAGTTTCGCCGCCTGCTCGATCTCGGCGTCGGTCGCGGAAAGCCGGCCGAAGCGGATGTTGTCGCGGATCGTGCCTTCGAAGAGATACGGCGCCTGCGCGACATAGGCGATCGATTGGCGCAGCGAATGCTTGGTTACCTTGGCGATATCCTGGCCGTCGACCTCGATCGTGCCCTTGTCGACGTCGTAGAAGCGCTGCAGCAGCGCCACCATCGTCGACTTGCCGGCGCCCGAGGCGCCGACGACGGCCGTGACCTTGCCGGCCGCGGCGGTGAAGGTCAGGTCCTTCAGCACCGGCGTGTCGGGGTTGTAGCCGAAGGTCACATTGTTGAAGCGCACCTCGCCGGTGGTGACCTTCGCTTCGACCGCGTCGGGCGCGTCGCCCTGCTTCGGCTCGAGGTCGAGCAGCTCGTAGATCATGCGCGCGTTGACCAGGGCGCGCTCCATGCCGACCTGCGTGCGCGCCAAGCGCCTAGCCGGGTCATAGGCCAGGATCAGCGCGGTGATGAAGGAGAACACCGCGCCCGGCGGCTGCCCGAGCACCAGCGCCCGATAGCCTGAATAGGCAAGCACGGCGGTGATGGCGAGGCCGCCGAGAATTTCGGAGATCGGCGACAGCCGCTCCGAGACGCGGGCGATCTTGTTGTTACGCTGCTCGGCCGTGTCGGCCATGATGCCGATGCGGCGCGCCAGCTCGTCCTCCAGGGTGAAGGCCTTGACGATGGCGATGCCTTGCGTGGCCTCCTGCACCGAGCCGTTCAGCCGCGAGTTGATCAGCACGGATTCGCGGTTGATCTTGCGCAGGCGGCGGGTGATGTAGATGACGGCCCAGATCAGCGGCGGCCCGATCAGCAGCGAGCTGAGCGACAAGACCGGATCCTGGTAGATCATCACGCAGACGAGTGCGACGAGCGAGACCGCGTCGCGGCTGATGGAGGTCAGCGTCAGCGACAGCAGGTCGCGGATGCCGCCGACATTCTCGTTGACCTGCGCCGCCAGCCGGCCGGAACGGGTCTCGTTGAAGAAGTCGACGCCGAGCTTCATCAGATGGTCGAAGCTGCGCTTCTGGTAGCGGGCGACCAGATTGTTGCCTATCTTGGCCAGCGCCACCGCCTGGCCGTAGCCGGCGAAGCCGCGCAGTACGGAGGCGCCCATGAAACCGGCGCAGATCCAGACGATCATGTCGCTGCGCCGTTCGTAGAAGATCTGGTTGATCATCGGGGCCATGATCCACGCCGTGAAGGCGGTGGAGCCGGAAACGATCAGCAGGCATGCGACGGCGACGACATAAGTCCAACGGTATTCCTTGCCGTTTTCGGCCAGGATGCGGCGCAGCACGGCGCTGACCTCGGTGGGCTGGACTTTCAGTTTGAGGGAAGATTGGACGGTCAAATCAGGGGCGCTTCGTGGTTTCCGCGTGTCGGATGGGCCGTATTTCGGCATCCTCTTAGAGCAATTCCAGGAAAAGTGTGAGCGGTTTTCCGTCCGGAATTGCGTCAAAACAAAGGGATAGCCCGGCTACGGCTTGCCTATGGCGAAACTTCGTCGCGGTGGCCGATCGCCACCCCCTGGCGCGCTCAGGTCCGCCAGTGCCGCCCCGCCGTGTTGACGCCGTACAGCGATGGCGTCCTGGCATAGGCGGCGAGCCCGAGCAGCGCCGCCAGCGGATGGGTGATGACATAGACCGGCATTTTGCGCATCAGCGCGCTGTGCGGCGCCTTGTCCTCGAAGGCAGCGCGGAAATTGCCTTCCTTCAGCGCCGGCACGAT
It contains:
- a CDS encoding 2,3-bisphosphoglycerate-dependent phosphoglycerate mutase, with amino-acid sequence MSGTLVLVRHGQSEWNLKNLFTGWRDVDLTEQGTAEALAAGEKLKARGLKFDIAYTSALKRAQKTCQHILDVVGQSDLKTIRDQALNERDYGDLSGLNKDDARKKWGEEQVHIWRRSYDIAPPGGESLKDTGARVWPYYLHEVQPHVLRGETVLVAAHGNSLRALIMALDGKSGEEIVKLELGTGVPVIYKLNADSTVAKKDVLEG
- the dapB gene encoding 4-hydroxy-tetrahydrodipicolinate reductase produces the protein MSESGDMGLVVVGAAGRMGQTLIRAIHTMPGARVAAAIERPDSPYLGKDAGELAGIGTVNVPIVDDPLPAFAKADGVLDFTAPAASVEFAGYAAQARIVHVIGTTGCSADDDAKIAAAARHATIVKSGNMSLGVNLLAVLVEQAAKALDADDFDIEILEMHHRHKVDAPSGTALLLGEAAAKGRGIDLADNSVRVRDGHTGVRKAGSIGFATLRGGSVVGDHSVILAGTGERITLSHHAEDRAIFARGAVKAALWARGKKPGLYSMRDVLGLS
- a CDS encoding ABC transporter ATP-binding protein, which produces MPKYGPSDTRKPRSAPDLTVQSSLKLKVQPTEVSAVLRRILAENGKEYRWTYVVAVACLLIVSGSTAFTAWIMAPMINQIFYERRSDMIVWICAGFMGASVLRGFAGYGQAVALAKIGNNLVARYQKRSFDHLMKLGVDFFNETRSGRLAAQVNENVGGIRDLLSLTLTSISRDAVSLVALVCVMIYQDPVLSLSSLLIGPPLIWAVIYITRRLRKINRESVLINSRLNGSVQEATQGIAIVKAFTLEDELARRIGIMADTAEQRNNKIARVSERLSPISEILGGLAITAVLAYSGYRALVLGQPPGAVFSFITALILAYDPARRLARTQVGMERALVNARMIYELLDLEPKQGDAPDAVEAKVTTGEVRFNNVTFGYNPDTPVLKDLTFTAAAGKVTAVVGASGAGKSTMVALLQRFYDVDKGTIEVDGQDIAKVTKHSLRQSIAYVAQAPYLFEGTIRDNIRFGRLSATDAEIEQAAKLAAADEFIRQQPQGYDTPVGEGGSTLSGGQRQRVSIARAIVRQAPILLLDEATSALDNEAEARVQEALTHVMEGRTTIVIAHRLSTVVNADHIIVLEEGRLVEEGTHASLMADPHSVYARFHRIQGKKGLGLVDDVKASQTSAQTPAPRSRARKTIGRSA